Proteins from a single region of Catenulispora acidiphila DSM 44928:
- a CDS encoding TetR/AcrR family transcriptional regulator C-terminal domain-containing protein produces the protein MSAEAPAGTEPRTPLSRDRVLRAAVDIADKGGIASLTMRRLGETVGAEAMSLYYHVANKEALLDGVADVMIAEIVDAVADIPAPPDAAAWKGVMRSRILTAREVLLRHPWAPGVLQSRTAASPAVLSYIDTTLGIMVAGGFTYDQAHHAMHALGSRAFGFAQELFNPAGDPGEEPHPEVLAGIASQFPHLAAMIVDAVHNTPENTLGWCDDQTEFEFGLDLLLNGLDGMRPS, from the coding sequence GTGAGCGCCGAAGCCCCGGCGGGGACAGAGCCGCGGACCCCGCTGAGCCGGGACCGCGTGTTGCGCGCTGCCGTCGACATCGCCGACAAGGGAGGCATCGCCTCGCTGACGATGCGCCGCCTGGGCGAAACCGTCGGCGCCGAGGCGATGTCGCTGTACTACCACGTCGCGAACAAGGAGGCGCTGCTTGACGGCGTCGCCGACGTCATGATCGCCGAGATCGTCGACGCCGTCGCGGACATCCCCGCGCCCCCGGACGCTGCGGCGTGGAAGGGCGTCATGCGTAGCAGGATCCTGACAGCGCGCGAAGTTCTCCTGCGCCACCCCTGGGCTCCCGGCGTACTGCAGAGCCGCACGGCGGCCAGCCCGGCGGTGCTGAGCTACATCGACACGACGCTCGGCATCATGGTGGCCGGCGGCTTCACCTACGACCAGGCGCATCACGCGATGCACGCCCTCGGCAGCCGCGCCTTCGGCTTCGCCCAGGAGCTGTTCAACCCCGCCGGCGACCCGGGCGAGGAGCCGCATCCGGAGGTGTTGGCCGGCATCGCCAGCCAGTTCCCGCACCTGGCGGCGATGATCGTCGACGCGGTCCACAACACGCCCGAGAACACGCTCGGATGGTGCGACGACCAGACCGAGTTCGAGTTCGGGCTCGATCTGCTGCTGAACGGGCTCGACGGGATGCGCCCCAGCTGA
- a CDS encoding NAD(+)/NADH kinase translates to MGLISTVGLVLHPERTSAPTVETVVRWSRGRDAKVLGLTEEVARIGCEAVPVGAEEMNASADLVVSLGGDGTMLRAMRLAVGGRAPVLGVNVGRLGFLAEIDIPDLPAALDAIDQHSFTVEARSGVRVRFGADEVTALNDVVLVRSPGHKSAAVAVRVQGQPFVRYSADAVVVATPTGSTAYSFSAGGPIVSPRAEGLLVTPVAPHSAFNRSIFLSSGEELTLEVLPTSGDLAIEADGQLVGTVYPGDVVDVTMLPAAARIVRLGQTTFYQRAQRKLMLSGSAEPN, encoded by the coding sequence ATGGGATTGATCAGCACGGTGGGGCTGGTGCTTCACCCCGAGCGTACGAGTGCGCCCACCGTGGAAACCGTGGTCCGCTGGAGCCGGGGTCGGGACGCCAAGGTGCTCGGGCTCACCGAAGAGGTGGCACGGATCGGCTGCGAAGCCGTGCCGGTGGGGGCCGAGGAGATGAACGCCTCCGCCGACCTCGTGGTCAGCCTGGGCGGCGACGGCACGATGCTGCGCGCGATGCGCCTGGCGGTCGGCGGCCGCGCGCCTGTGCTCGGCGTCAACGTCGGGCGCCTGGGGTTCCTGGCTGAGATCGACATTCCGGATCTTCCCGCCGCCCTTGACGCCATTGACCAGCACAGCTTCACGGTGGAGGCCCGCTCGGGGGTGCGCGTCCGTTTCGGGGCTGATGAGGTGACGGCGCTGAACGACGTGGTGCTCGTCCGTTCCCCTGGGCACAAGTCCGCAGCGGTCGCGGTGCGCGTGCAGGGTCAGCCGTTCGTGCGATACAGCGCCGACGCGGTCGTCGTCGCAACACCGACCGGCTCCACCGCCTACAGCTTCTCCGCCGGCGGCCCGATCGTCTCGCCCCGAGCCGAAGGACTGCTGGTCACCCCGGTAGCCCCGCACTCAGCCTTCAACCGCTCGATCTTCCTCTCCAGCGGAGAAGAACTCACCCTCGAGGTCCTGCCCACCAGCGGCGACCTCGCCATCGAGGCCGACGGCCAACTGGTCGGCACCGTCTACCCAGGAGACGTCGTCGACGTGACGATGCTCCCCGCCGCCGCACGCATCGTGCGCCTAGGTCAGACCACGTTCTATCAGCGGGCGCAGCGCAAGCTGATGCTTTCGGGCTCGGCTGAGCCCAACTGA
- a CDS encoding DUF308 domain-containing protein has translation MATVATRKTAADTTSTPQPFSAMLSRLYFARFAFAVVWAALLIPSGKHTGAALTVLLVVYPLVDAAAVLWQLRSKNRPSGPAFAEWANVLVSVGVAITLGWASTSSIGTALAVWGAWAAASGITQLTTAISHRTAGGQIPLIISGAISTLAGASFLAQSAKDPSSISAIGGYAILGGIFFLISAIRLRSQLRTAAH, from the coding sequence ATGGCCACCGTCGCAACCAGAAAAACCGCAGCCGACACCACCAGCACCCCGCAGCCCTTCAGCGCGATGCTCAGCCGCCTGTACTTCGCCCGCTTCGCATTCGCCGTCGTCTGGGCCGCGCTACTCATCCCGTCCGGCAAGCACACAGGAGCGGCGCTGACAGTTCTGCTGGTCGTCTACCCGCTGGTCGACGCAGCCGCCGTCCTGTGGCAGCTACGCTCCAAGAACCGCCCGTCGGGCCCAGCGTTCGCGGAATGGGCCAACGTACTGGTCAGCGTCGGCGTCGCCATCACCCTCGGCTGGGCATCGACATCATCCATCGGCACCGCCCTCGCCGTCTGGGGCGCATGGGCCGCAGCCTCCGGCATCACCCAACTCACGACCGCGATCTCCCACCGCACCGCGGGCGGGCAAATACCCCTGATCATCAGCGGCGCCATCTCCACCCTCGCCGGCGCCAGCTTCCTCGCTCAATCCGCCAAGGACCCGTCGAGCATCTCTGCTATCGGCGGCTACGCCATCCTCGGCGGAATCTTCTTCCTCATCTCCGCCATCCGCCTCAGGTCACAACTGCGCACGGCCGCACACTGA
- a CDS encoding TetR/AcrR family transcriptional regulator, which produces MHADTDESVTRPSSGPGTRARILAAASELFYGQGIRATSADRIIEQVGITKVTFYRHFRTKSDLVVAYLKEQAAAERGWMESTRREGDPVGSLRTLATGIGAASCRPGFRGCAFINAAAEFADPDDPVRAVVDEHRGWMLSEFGAIAAEAGASDAGAIARELMLLRDGAMVNGYLGDPAAVADSLAAAFTAIMATVEAAAVEAAAV; this is translated from the coding sequence ATGCACGCCGATACCGACGAGTCAGTGACGCGCCCTTCGTCGGGCCCTGGTACGCGGGCGCGCATCCTCGCCGCGGCGAGCGAGCTGTTCTATGGGCAGGGCATTCGGGCCACGAGTGCTGACCGGATCATCGAGCAGGTCGGGATCACGAAGGTCACCTTCTACCGGCACTTCCGGACCAAGAGCGATCTTGTGGTCGCGTATCTGAAGGAGCAGGCCGCCGCCGAGCGGGGGTGGATGGAAAGCACGCGTCGTGAGGGCGACCCGGTGGGGTCGCTGCGCACACTCGCCACCGGAATCGGCGCGGCGAGTTGCCGTCCGGGGTTCCGGGGGTGCGCGTTCATCAACGCCGCGGCGGAGTTCGCTGATCCGGACGATCCGGTTCGGGCCGTGGTCGACGAGCATCGCGGGTGGATGTTGAGCGAGTTCGGCGCCATCGCCGCGGAGGCTGGGGCGAGCGACGCCGGCGCCATCGCGCGGGAGCTGATGCTGCTTCGCGATGGGGCGATGGTCAACGGCTACCTCGGCGATCCGGCGGCTGTCGCCGACTCACTCGCGGCCGCCTTCACTGCGATCATGGCAACGGTCGAGGCAGCCGCGGTCGAGGCAGCCGCGGTCTAG
- a CDS encoding NAD(P)-dependent alcohol dehydrogenase, which translates to MKAYVLRAYGPPTNLELTDVDQPVPADHEVLVRNRATSINPYDWHHMRGEPVVARLLSKTIGLRAPNIRILGCDMAGEVEAVGQAVTRFKPGDAVFALLDHGGFAEYVAVPEDVLVPKPQNMSFEQAAAVPMAAMTALLAVRDVAHVASGQEVLVNGATGGVGSFAVQMARAAGATVTAVCGPKNADLAEALGATTVIDYQRHDFTNAGRRYDAIVDVAGQYPARRLRRALLRDGTLVLVGGQAGRWFQPMGHMLGAMISAPVVRQRVAMADTVAYRDKPGKLAEVAELITADEVIPVIDQVLRFEELPSAVERQELGHARGKIVVAGAGTEIPAI; encoded by the coding sequence ATGAAGGCCTACGTACTGCGTGCGTACGGACCACCGACCAACCTGGAGCTCACCGACGTCGACCAGCCCGTCCCGGCGGACCACGAGGTCCTGGTCCGAAACCGGGCGACGTCGATCAATCCCTACGACTGGCACCACATGCGCGGCGAGCCGGTCGTCGCCCGCCTCCTGAGCAAGACGATCGGTCTGCGCGCGCCGAATATCCGCATCCTGGGTTGCGACATGGCCGGCGAGGTCGAAGCCGTCGGCCAGGCCGTGACGCGCTTCAAGCCCGGCGATGCGGTCTTCGCGCTGCTCGACCACGGCGGCTTCGCCGAGTACGTCGCAGTACCCGAAGACGTCCTGGTTCCCAAGCCGCAGAACATGTCCTTCGAGCAGGCTGCCGCCGTCCCCATGGCCGCGATGACCGCGCTGCTCGCGGTCCGCGACGTCGCACACGTCGCGTCGGGTCAAGAGGTCCTGGTCAACGGCGCGACCGGCGGGGTCGGTTCCTTCGCCGTCCAAATGGCGCGCGCCGCCGGAGCCACGGTGACCGCCGTGTGCGGTCCGAAGAACGCCGATCTCGCCGAAGCCCTCGGCGCGACCACCGTCATCGACTACCAACGGCACGATTTCACCAACGCAGGACGCAGATACGACGCGATCGTCGACGTCGCCGGTCAGTATCCGGCGCGCAGACTTCGCCGCGCCTTGCTGCGCGACGGCACGCTCGTCCTCGTCGGCGGTCAGGCGGGGCGCTGGTTCCAGCCGATGGGCCACATGCTCGGTGCGATGATTTCGGCGCCGGTGGTGCGGCAGCGCGTGGCGATGGCCGATACCGTCGCCTACCGGGACAAGCCGGGGAAGCTCGCCGAGGTGGCGGAACTCATCACCGCCGACGAGGTGATTCCCGTTATCGACCAGGTGTTGCGCTTCGAGGAGTTGCCGAGCGCGGTCGAACGTCAGGAACTGGGGCACGCACGGGGGAAGATCGTGGTCGCCGGCGCGGGAACAGAGATACCTGCCATCTGA
- a CDS encoding SDR family oxidoreductase — translation MQLTHATALVTGANRGLGRHLAQQLRDSGAHVYAAARNPASIDLEGVTPLALDVTDPASVAAAAKTATGVSILVNNAGVATFASLLDGDVEDIHREFDTNFFGTLAVTRAFAPQLGAHDESYVLNILSVLSWVSMPHLGGYSASKSAQWSLTNALRQELAGQGTKVGGLHVGYMDTDMAAAVEDSKLDPADVTRRALEAIKAGETEIVIDELSRNVRAGLSGGVAALYPSVA, via the coding sequence ATGCAGCTCACCCACGCCACCGCCCTCGTGACCGGCGCCAACCGCGGCCTCGGCCGCCACCTCGCGCAGCAGCTCCGCGACAGCGGCGCCCACGTCTACGCCGCCGCCCGGAACCCCGCTTCCATCGACCTCGAGGGGGTCACCCCGCTCGCCCTCGACGTCACTGATCCCGCCTCGGTAGCCGCGGCGGCCAAGACCGCGACCGGCGTCTCGATCCTGGTCAACAACGCCGGTGTCGCCACGTTCGCGAGCCTGCTCGACGGCGACGTCGAGGACATCCACCGCGAGTTCGACACCAACTTCTTCGGCACGCTGGCCGTCACCCGCGCCTTCGCGCCCCAGCTCGGAGCGCATGACGAGAGCTACGTCCTCAACATCTTGTCGGTGCTCTCCTGGGTGTCGATGCCCCACCTCGGCGGCTACAGCGCCTCGAAGTCGGCGCAGTGGTCCCTCACCAACGCGCTGCGCCAGGAACTCGCCGGCCAGGGCACCAAGGTCGGCGGTCTCCACGTCGGCTACATGGACACCGACATGGCGGCGGCGGTCGAGGACTCCAAGCTCGACCCGGCCGACGTCACCCGTCGCGCCCTCGAGGCGATCAAGGCGGGGGAGACGGAGATCGTCATCGACGAGCTCAGCCGGAACGTGCGCGCCGGGCTGTCCGGCGGTGTGGCCGCGCTGTATCCGAGCGTGGCTTGA
- a CDS encoding beta propeller repeat protein, whose protein sequence is MNSAKRAAVALLSAAAFTATAVGTAQAAGRWQQVPVPTGSGNVLAMTQIDQHTTWGAGFRLITDGDSTTLTPLLLARDDRAGSAWKRVATPADGANSRINALSADGARNVWLVGDNDSATDGSILTEHWDGKAWQTASASVPDGTLSAGFLGVATVGPRDAWAVGWTQRMRGDDSYETGLIEHWNGKAWQQIKLPAAVPDTELFSISATGPRDIWAGGVLTDGTDQPVLLHYDGHTWTRATVPNTGLYGEFNTVVAAAPNNVWAAGRTLVDDKDRGHPLVAHYDGHSWKTVAAPGTGVVNAAAVTPGGVTVVGYDKTTSQSYGEQLDGTGWHSLNLPTVGVDSTPYSLSVNSSTVTVGGVYTPDETSPFQPLILTASR, encoded by the coding sequence ATGAACTCAGCGAAACGAGCGGCGGTGGCGCTGCTGTCCGCCGCGGCCTTCACCGCGACGGCCGTCGGCACCGCGCAGGCGGCCGGCCGCTGGCAGCAGGTCCCGGTCCCGACCGGGTCCGGCAACGTCCTGGCGATGACCCAGATCGACCAGCACACCACCTGGGGCGCCGGCTTCCGGCTGATCACCGACGGCGACAGCACGACGCTCACCCCGCTGCTGCTGGCCCGCGACGACCGCGCCGGGAGTGCGTGGAAGCGGGTCGCCACTCCCGCCGACGGCGCGAACAGCCGGATCAACGCGCTGTCCGCCGACGGTGCCCGCAACGTGTGGCTGGTCGGCGACAACGACTCGGCGACCGACGGTTCGATCCTCACCGAGCACTGGGACGGCAAGGCTTGGCAGACCGCCAGCGCCTCGGTCCCTGACGGGACGCTCTCCGCCGGATTCCTCGGCGTCGCCACCGTCGGCCCGCGTGACGCCTGGGCCGTCGGCTGGACGCAGCGCATGCGCGGCGACGACTCCTACGAGACCGGCCTCATCGAGCACTGGAACGGCAAGGCCTGGCAGCAGATCAAGCTCCCGGCGGCCGTTCCCGACACGGAACTGTTCAGCATCTCGGCCACCGGACCCCGCGACATCTGGGCCGGCGGCGTCCTCACCGACGGCACCGACCAGCCGGTGCTGCTGCACTACGACGGCCACACCTGGACGCGCGCGACCGTCCCGAACACCGGTCTGTACGGCGAGTTCAACACCGTCGTGGCCGCCGCGCCGAACAACGTCTGGGCCGCCGGGCGCACCCTCGTCGATGACAAGGACCGCGGCCACCCGCTGGTCGCGCACTACGACGGCCACAGCTGGAAGACCGTCGCGGCTCCGGGCACCGGCGTGGTCAACGCCGCCGCCGTGACCCCCGGCGGCGTCACGGTCGTCGGCTACGACAAGACCACCAGCCAGTCCTACGGCGAGCAGCTGGACGGTACCGGCTGGCACTCGCTGAACCTGCCGACGGTCGGCGTCGACTCGACGCCCTACTCCCTGTCCGTGAACTCCAGCACCGTCACCGTCGGCGGCGTCTACACGCCGGACGAGACGAGCCCGTTCCAGCCGCTGATCCTCACTGCGAGCCGCTGA
- a CDS encoding porin PorA family protein: protein MRRSVIAFVAGAVVCAAVAGVIRFKLVPDAERVQSDQNTVDRYTGTATYLDQRAVAGGDLAHAFVKDSPFTAVETVKAAGMHGNVAVLSDVTAISGAGGVLGNPTATWAVDRKTLMPAAAPAGVKADAHQGLAVGFAFSPDKHDYPWWDGATGTQATAKYVRSENHVGRSTYVYTVDVSGALKDPATLAQMPQAVPVAVLKGLAATMAPDLQGALSALLPPGGDSVMVPLTYTSATKTTMWVDQLTGTTVDADSHQTVAAQMKSKLGTVPLTPVLDVDTKFSPAGIADAVKQSKDDQSQLLWEGTVAPIALLVLAVALLAGAVMMGRRGRVATAPAGAGTDDDTPETLEPTAKEE from the coding sequence ATGCGTAGATCAGTTATCGCGTTCGTCGCCGGTGCGGTCGTGTGCGCCGCCGTCGCCGGGGTGATTCGGTTCAAGCTGGTGCCGGACGCCGAGCGCGTCCAGAGCGACCAGAACACCGTCGACCGCTACACCGGGACCGCCACGTACCTCGATCAGCGTGCGGTGGCCGGCGGTGATCTGGCGCACGCGTTCGTCAAGGACTCGCCGTTCACCGCGGTGGAGACCGTCAAGGCGGCCGGTATGCACGGCAACGTCGCGGTGCTGTCGGACGTGACCGCGATCAGCGGCGCCGGCGGCGTGCTCGGCAATCCCACGGCGACCTGGGCCGTCGATCGCAAAACCCTGATGCCCGCCGCCGCGCCGGCCGGCGTCAAGGCCGACGCCCACCAGGGTCTGGCCGTCGGCTTCGCCTTCTCGCCCGACAAGCACGACTACCCGTGGTGGGACGGCGCGACCGGCACGCAGGCGACGGCGAAGTACGTGCGCAGCGAGAACCACGTCGGCCGGTCCACCTACGTGTACACGGTGGACGTCTCCGGAGCGTTGAAGGACCCTGCCACGCTGGCGCAGATGCCGCAGGCGGTCCCGGTCGCGGTGCTCAAGGGCCTGGCCGCGACGATGGCACCTGACCTGCAGGGCGCCCTGTCGGCGCTGCTGCCGCCGGGCGGCGACAGCGTGATGGTCCCGCTGACGTACACATCCGCGACGAAGACCACGATGTGGGTGGACCAGCTGACCGGCACGACCGTCGACGCCGACTCCCACCAGACGGTGGCCGCGCAGATGAAGTCGAAGCTGGGGACAGTGCCGCTGACACCCGTGCTGGACGTGGACACCAAGTTCTCACCGGCCGGCATCGCCGACGCGGTCAAGCAGTCCAAGGACGACCAGTCGCAGCTGCTGTGGGAGGGGACCGTCGCGCCGATCGCCTTGCTGGTCCTCGCCGTGGCGCTGCTCGCCGGCGCGGTGATGATGGGCCGTCGCGGCCGCGTCGCCACTGCCCCGGCCGGCGCTGGCACCGACGACGACACGCCGGAGACCCTCGAACCGACCGCGAAGGAAGAGTAG
- a CDS encoding methylenetetrahydrofolate reductase yields MPDHDFDLICEIEPPTRPDLKRVRHQIGVMSPIADSFLIPDNHIGRATVSSVAVAHEVQAMGASGIACLNSRDRNVLGLQRDLLTAAAYGVRRFLFVYGDKPTSGGRTSDLTVRTMIEQSRAAAQDPRFQGAGQFQVGVATGLRPIPTWKHEADFAFAQVSFSLEALIRWRESITLDIPIFAGVMVLASPTMARNLAASIPDIDIPDALVQAVDQDPQAGVEAACDQVLAIRATGAFAGVHLVPVSRYRQVAARLEAVL; encoded by the coding sequence ATGCCTGACCATGATTTCGATCTGATCTGCGAGATCGAGCCGCCCACCCGCCCCGATCTGAAGCGCGTGCGGCATCAGATCGGCGTGATGAGCCCGATCGCCGACTCGTTCCTGATCCCGGACAATCACATCGGGCGCGCCACCGTCTCCAGCGTCGCCGTCGCCCACGAGGTCCAGGCCATGGGCGCGAGCGGAATAGCCTGCCTGAACTCCCGCGACAGAAACGTCCTCGGCCTCCAGCGCGACCTCCTGACCGCAGCCGCCTACGGAGTCCGCCGCTTCCTGTTCGTCTACGGCGACAAGCCAACCTCCGGCGGCCGCACCAGCGACCTCACCGTCCGCACCATGATCGAGCAATCCCGAGCCGCCGCCCAAGACCCCCGCTTCCAAGGCGCCGGCCAGTTCCAAGTCGGCGTAGCCACCGGCCTCCGCCCAATCCCCACCTGGAAGCACGAAGCCGACTTCGCCTTCGCCCAAGTCAGCTTCTCCCTCGAAGCACTCATCCGCTGGCGCGAGAGCATCACCCTGGACATCCCCATCTTCGCCGGCGTCATGGTCCTGGCCAGCCCCACAATGGCCCGCAACCTAGCAGCATCAATCCCCGACATCGACATCCCCGACGCCCTAGTCCAAGCAGTCGACCAAGACCCCCAAGCCGGCGTAGAAGCAGCCTGCGACCAAGTCCTAGCCATCCGCGCCACCGGCGCCTTCGCCGGCGTCCACCTCGTACCCGTCAGCCGCTACCGCCAGGTCGCGGCACGGCTCGAGGCTGTGCTCTGA
- a CDS encoding SigE family RNA polymerase sigma factor — MDRSDAAFTEFVAGSVGRLTRFAELLTGDPHRAADLVQESLERAYIRWPKIQVDDPHAYVRQIIVNQYRNWWRRRRNREVLIEPAPDSVVSDDHAIRLAQSDVPRRALATLTPRERAVVVLRFYSDLDIAAIAAETGIAQGTVKSTLFRAMARMRAFPGLDESLAERER; from the coding sequence GTGGATCGGTCAGACGCAGCCTTCACGGAGTTCGTCGCGGGCAGCGTCGGCCGTCTGACTCGGTTCGCCGAGCTCTTGACCGGTGACCCGCATCGGGCTGCCGACCTGGTGCAGGAGTCCCTGGAGCGCGCCTACATCCGCTGGCCCAAAATCCAGGTCGACGATCCGCACGCCTACGTCCGGCAGATCATCGTCAACCAGTACCGGAACTGGTGGCGCCGCCGACGCAACCGCGAGGTGCTGATCGAGCCTGCCCCCGACAGCGTGGTGAGCGACGACCACGCGATACGGCTCGCGCAAAGCGACGTGCCGCGCCGGGCTCTGGCGACGCTGACTCCGCGGGAGCGTGCCGTCGTCGTTCTGCGCTTCTACTCCGACCTCGACATCGCCGCGATCGCGGCCGAGACCGGCATCGCGCAGGGCACCGTGAAGAGCACCCTGTTCCGGGCGATGGCGCGGATGCGCGCGTTCCCGGGCTTGGACGAGTCCCTCGCTGAGCGGGAGAGGTAG
- a CDS encoding winged helix-turn-helix transcriptional regulator produces the protein MAKVPENPCSIARTLGVIGERWTILILRDAIEGLSRFDDFRQSLGIAPDVLSARLATLVEHGVMQKTEYREHNERRRYAYTLTPAGHELLPTLMALQEWGDKHLPWPEGPSVLRHDPAGAPVHVGLIDNQGHEVPPEDLTRVKTDAYPAERIEILTRHS, from the coding sequence ATGGCCAAGGTCCCAGAGAATCCCTGCTCGATCGCCCGCACCCTCGGCGTCATCGGCGAGCGGTGGACCATCCTGATCCTGCGCGACGCCATCGAGGGCCTGTCCCGCTTCGACGACTTCCGCCAAAGCCTCGGCATCGCCCCCGACGTCCTCAGCGCCCGCCTGGCAACCCTCGTCGAACACGGCGTCATGCAAAAAACCGAATACCGCGAACACAACGAACGCCGCCGCTACGCCTACACCCTCACCCCAGCCGGCCACGAACTCCTACCAACCCTCATGGCCCTCCAAGAATGGGGCGACAAACACCTCCCCTGGCCCGAAGGCCCCAGCGTCCTCCGCCACGACCCCGCAGGCGCCCCCGTCCACGTCGGCCTGATCGACAACCAAGGCCACGAAGTCCCCCCCGAAGACCTCACCCGCGTCAAAACCGACGCCTACCCCGCCGAGCGCATCGAGATCCTGACCCGCCACAGCTGA
- a CDS encoding DUF2332 domain-containing protein, with translation MSADDFRRFATTAAGTSPLYAALAEQVADDGRLREVSEAAGDPSVALFFAAVQRVLADRGDHPLAAYYPSFGGDRAPDAELAEAFEGFVVGHRDRLEALLVTGHVQSNEPLRAAQLRPAFGWAQAGLGRALGLIEVGTSAGLLLYPERYGYVYEFGDGSVLERLPAADPDQRDDVPGPVLRCLVRGAATAKTLAPFVSKELRVSSRVGIDLNPLKPADAETRAWLRAQVWPEEADRLARLDAALAMAARYPLRLRQGDVLDILPAAIGMVAAPSVPCVFLSNTLAHLTAEARTSFVEIIRALGSSRDLVLILKEPDAVGLGLFVERPGGDPSAARADSLGAVLYQSGRERSFLLGTAGSRGDWLDWSPAML, from the coding sequence ATGAGCGCCGATGACTTCCGTAGGTTCGCGACGACGGCGGCCGGGACCTCGCCGCTGTACGCCGCGCTGGCCGAGCAGGTTGCCGATGATGGGCGGCTGCGGGAGGTGTCTGAGGCCGCTGGCGATCCGTCGGTGGCGTTGTTCTTCGCTGCTGTGCAGCGGGTGCTGGCTGACCGTGGGGACCATCCGTTGGCTGCCTACTACCCGTCGTTCGGCGGCGACCGCGCGCCGGATGCGGAGCTGGCGGAGGCCTTTGAGGGCTTCGTGGTGGGACATCGTGATCGGCTTGAGGCGTTGCTGGTGACGGGACACGTCCAGAGCAACGAACCGTTGCGGGCCGCGCAGTTGCGGCCGGCGTTCGGCTGGGCCCAGGCCGGGCTCGGGCGTGCGTTGGGTCTGATCGAGGTCGGGACCAGTGCGGGGCTCTTGTTGTATCCGGAGCGCTATGGCTACGTATACGAGTTCGGCGACGGCTCGGTGCTGGAACGGCTGCCCGCAGCGGATCCTGACCAGCGCGACGATGTTCCGGGACCGGTGCTGCGGTGTCTGGTGCGCGGCGCGGCGACTGCGAAGACGCTTGCCCCGTTCGTCAGCAAGGAGCTGCGCGTTTCTTCGCGTGTCGGTATCGACCTGAATCCGTTGAAGCCGGCCGATGCCGAGACCAGAGCGTGGCTGCGCGCGCAGGTCTGGCCGGAGGAAGCCGATCGCCTGGCGCGTTTGGACGCGGCCCTGGCCATGGCGGCCCGGTATCCGTTGCGGCTGCGCCAGGGCGATGTGCTCGACATCCTTCCGGCGGCGATCGGGATGGTGGCGGCTCCGTCCGTGCCGTGCGTCTTTCTCTCCAACACGCTGGCGCACCTCACTGCCGAGGCTCGCACCTCGTTCGTCGAGATCATCAGGGCCCTGGGATCGAGTCGAGATCTGGTGCTGATCCTGAAGGAACCTGATGCGGTGGGCTTGGGGCTGTTCGTTGAGCGGCCGGGCGGGGATCCGTCTGCGGCGCGGGCCGACTCGTTGGGTGCCGTCCTCTACCAGTCGGGTCGTGAGCGGTCCTTCTTGCTCGGCACGGCCGGATCGCGAGGCGACTGGCTGGACTGGTCGCCTGCCATGCTCTGA